A single Kwoniella bestiolae CBS 10118 chromosome 8, complete sequence DNA region contains:
- a CDS encoding ATP-dependent protease La — MTTPLLPSSLPLIPLPSPQVLYPHMGLTIPLSTTQLTLVLNAVQSNLNGKGGNGERGMVGVVPVAEGDRRVGRWACAARIKNVHKSTSDDDVYFLDVQGLARIRLPRSLPPILSILPSIPVPTSPFSLPIPSLTQPATDLIPIASKLLPEELHSHMNNLPPSLLADILVTVLGVEWDLRVELLGIPDPEARSQRVQGILIDLLNSKGITPSNKNISGKPTSKALILKPKQPLSVAGKPPSTAGQAQSSVPEDLRSLFNQFQTRLPELSINAKETIQRELTRLSKIPPQSADYGVSRTYVEWLLALPFKRVSENYEIDLKSARKRLDGDHEGLEGVKKRVVEYLAVYRLKKQLFDEAQDKKKLPNSAQHNPSTDKIDQEDGRNLLALIPATEKQSVQSIPTDQVPTDSQGIVGDDEPPSDVYRDKGPILLLVGPPGVGKTSIAKSLATSLGRKFHRISLGGVRDEAEIRGHRRTYVSALPGLLVHAMRKVGVSNPLVLLDELDKVGHGGFHGDPSAALLEALDPAQNWNFHDHYLGDVPIDLSQVLFIATANTLESISWPLLDRCEVIECSGYITPEKLAIAQKFLLPKQIKECGMDSALIKVDEGVLEKVVTEYTRESGVRELERKIGQLCRNKAVEYSIWREPDSNGEKPKYDPKIDLEDVERILGVSHYGRERPESNVRPGVVNGLSYNGSGNGSLLVIETLLVPGGSGRLVVTGRLGEVFRESIELCLTWVKSRSLSLGIVQSVEEDPLKGFDIHYHIPEGAVHKDGPSAGIATVLAFVSLLTGKAVSSEIAITGEMSLRGSCLRIGGVKEKVIGAHRVGVKKIILPRSNRPDVSADVPSQVKEDITFVYVDKIEQAIEEVWGKDIWVGGGEKELGLKVDARL; from the exons ATGACAacacccctcctcccctcctcactccccctcatccctcttccttcccctcaggTCCTCTATCCACATATGGGACTGACTATCCCCCTATCCACCACTCAGCTTACCCTCGTACTCAACGCTGTCCAGTCAAACCTTAatgggaaaggtgggaatGGCGAGAGGGGGATGGTGGGGGTCGTGCCGGTTGCAGAGGGCGATAGGAGAGTGGGACGATGGGCGTGTG CCGCCCGAATCAAGAACGTCCACAAGAGCACAAGTGACGACGATGTATATTTTCTCGATGTACAAgggttg GCCCGAATCCGCCTGCCCCGCTCTCTGCCTCcgatcctctccatcctcccatcaaTACCCGTCCCTACCTCCCCCTTttccctcccaatcccctCACTCACCCAACCCGCAACAGACCTCATACCAATCGCCTCGAAGTTACTACCCGAAGAATTACATTCCCATATGAACAATCTACCTCCATCATTACTGGCCGATATCCTCGTCACTGTCCTCGGAGTGGAGTGGGATCTCAGAGTCGAATTACTTGGTATACCAGATCCCGAAGCCAGATCTCAGAGAGTACAAGGCATTCTTATCGACCTCTTGAACTCAAAAGGTATCACCCCTTCAAACAAAAACATAAGTGGAAAACCAACGTCGAAGGCGTTAATTCTCAAACCCAAACAACCTCTTTCCGTCGCTGGCAAACCACCCTCAACCGCTGGTCAAGCACAATCCTCCGTACCCGAAGATCTGAGATCATTGTTCAACCAGTTCCAAACTCGGTTACCTGAACTTTCGATCAATGCCAAAGAAACGATTCAGAGAGAGTTGACCCGTTTGAGCAAGATACCACCCCAATCGGCCGATTATGGCGTATCGAGAACGTATGTTGAATGGTTACTAGCTTTACCATTTAAGAGGGTCAGCGAGAATTACGAGATTGATCTGAAGAGTGCGAGAAAGAGGCTGGATGGGGATcatgagggattggagggggttaagaagagggtggtggaaTATTTGGCTGTTTATAG ACTGAAGAAACAGCTTTTTGACGAAGCGCAAGACAAGAAGAAATTGCCCAATTCTGCTCAGCATAACCCGTCTACCGATAAGATTGACCAAGAAGACGGGAGGAATCTTTTAGCTCTTATACCTGCCACTGAAAAGCAGAGTGTACAATCGATCCCAACAGACCAAGTCCCAACTGATTCACAGGGTATAGTCGGCGATGATGAGCCTCCTTCCGATGTTTATAGGGATAAGGGACCGATCTTGCTGCTTGTTGGTCCACCTGGTGTTGGTAAGAC ATCAATTGCCAAATCTCTCGCTACATCCCTCGGAAGAAAGTTCCATCGTATCTCCCTCGGAggagtgagggatgaagctgagattCGGGGACATAGACGAAC ATACGTGAGCGCGTTGCCTGGCTTGCTGGTCCACGCAATGCGTAAAGTAGGGGTATCGAATCCTCTCGTACTGCTCGATGAGCTTGAtaaag TTGGCCACGGGGGATTCCACGGTGATCCGTCGGCGGCACTCTTGGAAGCGCTTGATCCAGCTCAGAATTGGAATTTCCACGATCA CTATCTCGGAGATGTCCCCATCGACCTATCTCAAGTTCTGTTCATAGCTACCGCCAACACCCTCGAATCGATCTCATGGCCTTTATTAGACAGATGCGAAGTCATCGAGTGCTCGGGTTATATCACCCCCGAGAAGTTGGCAATCGCTCAGAAATTCTTGTTGCCAAAGCAGATCAAAGAATGCGGAATGGATAGTGCGTTGATCAAAGTGGATGAAGGGGTTTTAGAGAAAGTCGTCACGGAATATACAAGAGAG TCCGGAGTAAGAGAACTGGAAAGGAAAATTGGGCAATTATGTAGGAACAAGGCTGTTGAGTATTCCATTTGGCGCGAGCCAGATTCAAATGGCGAGAAGCCAAAGTACGATCCGAAGATTGATTTGGAGGATGTAGAGAGGATTTTGGGTGTGTCGCATTACGGGAGGGAGAGGCCTGAGAGTAATGTTCGACCAGGTGTGGTAAA TGGTCTTTCGTATAACGGCTCGGGAAACGGTAGTCTTCTTGTTATCGAGACGCTTCTCGTACCTGGTGGATCGGGTAGATTGGTAGTTACTGGTAGACTTGGTGAAGTGTTTAGAGAAAGTATTGAATTGTGTCTTACTTGG GTGAAATCGCGTTCTTTGAGTCTGGGTATTGTCCAATCGGTCGAGGAAGATCCGTTGAAAGGGTTCGATATTCAT TATCATATACCCGAAGGAGCTGTACACAAAGATGGCCCAAGTGCAGGTATAGCCACTGTGCTAGCGTTTGTCAGCTTATTAACCGGCAAGGCTGTCAGTAGTGAGATTGCTATTACTGGTGAGATGTCGTTGAGGGgatcatg TCTGAGAATTGGTGGTGTCAAGGAAAAGGTTATAGGAGCTCACAGAGTGGGAGTGAAAAA gatcatcctccctcgaTCTAATCGACCAGACGTCTCTGCAGATGTCCCCTCTCAGGTGAAAGAGGACATCACATTCGTATATGTAGATAAGATCGAGCAAGCCATCGAGGAAGTTTGGGGTAAAGATATCTGGGTTGGcggaggtgagaaggagCTGGGGTTGAAGGTCGATGCGAGGTTGTAG